In one Oncorhynchus masou masou isolate Uvic2021 chromosome 23, UVic_Omas_1.1, whole genome shotgun sequence genomic region, the following are encoded:
- the LOC135510021 gene encoding dickkopf-related protein 1-like has translation MLHLSVLRFMAVHLMLFGYLGDAYAGAVLLNSNAIKNLPGGNDTVSPSPRPSSPDSDRQKAVVDTLQLICTYDDECGTDEFCNDIRGACLPCRKIRKRCARDSVCCAGNRCINGVCQASDQDAEAVVTTSVGNRQNNTMEHHGKRLPLPQGQPQHSVKGRESDNCLRSSDCSEGLCCARHFWSRICKPVLTKGQVCTRHRRKGGHGLELFQRCDCGGGLSCRPERGEKDPGVSRTADRNLHTCQRRGHTHTLNIHTA, from the exons ATGCTTCATCTGTCAGTGCTTCGTTTTATGGCCGTGCATCTCATGCTGTTTGGATACCTTGGGGATGCTTATGCCGGGGCGGTTTTACTGAACTCTAATGCCATCAAGAACTTGCCTGGTGGCAACGACACGGTTAGCCCGAGCCCACGCCCGTCTTCACCAGATAGCGACAGGCAGAAAGCAGTCGTGGACACTTTGCAG CTTATTTGCACATATGATGATGAGTGTGGGACCGATGAATTCTGCAATGATATCCGAGGCGCGTGCCTCCCATGCCGAAAGATCCGGAAGCGGTGCGCAAGGGATTCAGTGTGCTGCGCTGGGAACCGCTGCATCAACG GTGTTTGTCAGGCCAGTGATCAAGATGCTGAAGCTGTAGTCACTACCAGTGTGGGGAATAGGCAGAACAACACCATGGAACACCATGGCAAGAGACTGCCTCTGCCCCAAGGTCAACCACAACATTCTGTCAAAG gTCGGGAAAGTGACAACTGCCTGAGGTCCTCCGACTGCTCTGAGGGTCTGTGCTGTGCACGCCACTTCTGGTCTCGTATCTGTAAGCCAGTGCTGACGAAGGGCCAGGTGTGCACGCGTCACCGTAGGAAAGGTGGCCATGGCCTGGAGCTGTTCCAACGCTGTGACTGTGGAGGTGGTCTCTCCTGCAGaccggagagaggagagaaagacccCGGAGTCAGCAGAACCGCAGACCGGAACCTACACACCTGCCAGagacgcggacacacacacaccctgaataTACACACTGCCTAA